The proteins below are encoded in one region of Nitrosomonas ureae:
- a CDS encoding dihydroxyacetone kinase family protein — protein sequence MTYLFNNPTKFADELIEGYVAAHRNQLRLVEGGVIRSHKAKPGQVVLVIGGGSGHYPAFGGFVGQGLAHGAALGNVFAAPSAQQICNVAQAVDAGGGILFCYGNYAGDVLNFNQAQERLRAMGIDVRTVVITDDIASATLIEKNKRRGIAGTLPVFKAAAVAADTEKSLDEVFRIATDANDRVRTLGVAFSGCTLPGANKPLFEVATGMMEVGMGIHGEPGLYRINAPTADGLAEMLVNKLLAEIPSAILNPDAARIGVILNGLGTVKYEELFVVYRQVDRLLFERGLTIVQPVVGELITSFDMAGLSLTLFWINDELEQTWIAAADTPAFYRSNIAYSNIGTLEASSYRNKRSLETGSPNSQSAAAIVFLALKAASKVINEMSEELGRLDAIAGDGDHGIGMQRGITAAVAAAKEARVARTGVGTLLKAAGDAWSDRAGGTSGALWGIILHNLGDALGDKITPDASAVAVGIASALRDVINRGKAQLGDKTLVDVLHPFSAALTTTASQGLSIVDSWAIATDIANEAAQATKNLRPRIGRARPHAEQSLGTPDPGAISLALIIRAIEKTLNHL from the coding sequence ATGACCTATTTATTCAATAACCCAACAAAATTTGCAGACGAACTGATTGAAGGATATGTTGCGGCACACCGCAACCAATTACGCTTGGTTGAAGGCGGCGTAATTCGCAGTCACAAAGCTAAACCAGGCCAAGTCGTACTTGTTATTGGTGGCGGTTCCGGGCATTACCCGGCGTTTGGTGGATTCGTTGGGCAAGGTCTGGCACACGGCGCCGCCCTAGGGAACGTCTTTGCAGCACCATCAGCGCAACAGATTTGCAATGTAGCGCAGGCCGTGGATGCAGGTGGCGGCATCTTGTTTTGTTATGGCAATTATGCCGGTGATGTACTCAATTTCAATCAAGCACAAGAACGACTTCGCGCGATGGGCATTGATGTTCGAACGGTGGTTATAACTGATGACATCGCTTCTGCAACCTTGATTGAAAAAAATAAACGCCGTGGTATTGCCGGAACTTTACCGGTTTTCAAGGCAGCGGCTGTAGCTGCAGATACAGAAAAATCACTTGATGAGGTTTTCCGCATTGCAACTGATGCCAATGATCGCGTGCGGACACTCGGTGTCGCATTCTCCGGCTGTACTCTGCCGGGTGCCAATAAACCACTGTTCGAAGTTGCAACCGGAATGATGGAAGTTGGAATGGGAATTCATGGTGAACCTGGCCTCTATCGCATCAATGCACCAACTGCCGATGGCCTGGCAGAAATGCTGGTCAACAAGTTACTCGCTGAAATTCCTTCAGCCATCCTCAATCCTGATGCTGCGCGTATCGGTGTAATACTGAACGGCCTTGGCACTGTAAAATATGAAGAATTATTTGTCGTCTATCGTCAGGTTGATCGATTGCTATTCGAGCGCGGATTGACCATTGTCCAGCCCGTAGTGGGTGAATTAATCACAAGTTTCGATATGGCAGGTCTCTCCCTGACGTTATTCTGGATCAACGATGAACTTGAGCAAACCTGGATTGCGGCAGCAGACACTCCAGCTTTTTATAGGAGCAATATTGCCTATTCCAACATTGGCACATTAGAAGCAAGTTCATATAGAAACAAACGCTCATTAGAAACTGGCTCTCCCAACTCACAATCAGCTGCAGCAATAGTATTTTTAGCTCTTAAGGCCGCCAGCAAAGTGATTAATGAAATGAGCGAGGAGCTTGGCCGATTGGATGCTATTGCAGGTGATGGCGACCACGGCATCGGTATGCAGCGTGGAATCACCGCAGCGGTTGCAGCGGCAAAAGAAGCGCGAGTTGCCAGAACCGGTGTTGGAACACTACTTAAAGCTGCTGGCGATGCTTGGTCGGATCGGGCTGGCGGCACATCGGGTGCTTTATGGGGTATTATCCTCCACAATTTAGGCGATGCTCTGGGTGACAAAATCACGCCTGATGCATCAGCAGTTGCTGTCGGTATTGCCTCGGCGCTTCGTGATGTAATCAATCGCGGGAAAGCACAGTTGGGCGACAAGACTCTTGTTGATGTTCTGCATCCATTCTCAGCGGCACTTACGACGACGGCATCACAAGGTCTTTCGATTGTAGATTCCTGGGCTATTGCAACTGATATAGCAAATGAAGCAGCTCAAGCCACCAAGAATTTGCGCCCCAGAATTGGTCGCGCACGCCCGCATGCGGAGCAAAGTCTCGGCACACCCGATCCGGGCGCTATTTCACTGGCATTGATCATCCGCGCAATTGAAAAAACACTTAATCACCTCTGA
- a CDS encoding LysR family transcriptional regulator has translation MQDLNLLIIFARVAEAGSFAEAARRMNISRAAVSKAVAKLEKDLSTRLFLRSTRHLSLTETGTALSEHATRILEESEHAERAVNSLHAEPRGILKVSVSSSFGTRHIAPALPCFLTRYPKIRIDLTITDHPGDLIEEGYDVQIRVTNEPDLNLVARRIAPVRRILCATPQYFQQWGMPKIPEDLEKHNCLDCALSAEQGYWCFNGPAGKIKVPISGTLRINDNDALAQATLHGFGIALLPTYTIGMELQKGRLQMALPEYLSIERHIYACYLPSRHLPIKIRTFINFLAEYVGDIPYWDQSLK, from the coding sequence ATGCAAGATCTTAATCTCCTGATAATTTTTGCTCGAGTTGCCGAAGCCGGGAGCTTTGCAGAAGCGGCGCGTCGTATGAATATCTCCCGTGCAGCAGTAAGTAAAGCCGTTGCTAAACTGGAGAAAGATCTCAGCACTCGATTATTTCTCCGAAGCACTCGGCATCTTAGTTTGACCGAGACAGGCACCGCACTCTCAGAGCATGCAACTCGCATCCTGGAAGAATCTGAGCATGCCGAACGGGCAGTCAATAGCCTCCATGCTGAACCGCGCGGAATACTAAAAGTAAGTGTATCGAGCTCTTTTGGAACACGCCACATCGCTCCGGCTCTTCCATGCTTTCTTACTCGTTATCCTAAGATCAGAATTGACCTGACTATTACCGATCATCCGGGTGATTTGATTGAAGAGGGATATGATGTACAAATTCGTGTGACAAATGAGCCTGATCTTAATCTAGTGGCACGCAGGATTGCGCCTGTGCGCCGCATATTGTGCGCAACGCCTCAGTATTTCCAGCAATGGGGCATGCCAAAAATACCAGAGGATCTAGAGAAACATAACTGTCTCGATTGCGCTCTCTCTGCCGAGCAAGGCTATTGGTGTTTCAACGGACCGGCGGGTAAAATCAAGGTTCCAATTTCAGGAACCTTACGCATTAATGATAATGATGCACTTGCACAGGCAACTCTTCATGGATTTGGAATCGCTTTGCTACCTACTTATACTATTGGCATGGAACTACAAAAAGGACGACTCCAGATGGCGCTGCCGGAATATCTATCGATAGAGCGCCATATTTATGCGTGTTATCTTCCAAGCAGGCATTTGCCTATAAAAATACGTACATTTATAAATTTTCTCGCAGAATATGTCGGCGATATACCTTACTGGGATCAGTCTTTAAAATAG